A single window of Uloborus diversus isolate 005 chromosome 5, Udiv.v.3.1, whole genome shotgun sequence DNA harbors:
- the LOC129221871 gene encoding acetyl-CoA acetyltransferase A, mitochondrial-like: MSIKECVIVSAARTPVGSFRGALSPLSAHQLGSIAIKEAVKRAGIPSDAVQEVFMGCVLQAGVGQCPARQAAINAGLAITTPCTTVNKVCASGIKAVLFGAQSIILGLQDVVVAGGMESMSNAPYYLPRGETPYGGVNLKDAIVFDGLTDSFGNDHMGNCAEAVAKKFAFSREDVDNCAITSYKRSIAAAEAGILSKEIAPVTIPGKKGKPDIVVSTDEEYSRVNFEKLPTLKPVFEKEGVVTPANASSISDGAAACVLTSKAMAEKLNIKPLAKVIAFADAATDPQDFPIAPSYAIPKVLEKANLKKSDIALFEVNEAFSVVTLANIKMLGLDPEKVNIHGGAVSLGHPLGMSGARIIGRLINNLKPHEKGIATACNGGGGASAILIEKL; encoded by the exons ATGTCAATTAAA GAATGTGTAATTGTTTCTGCTGCAAGAACCCCTGTGGGATCATTTCGAGGTGCTTTATCTCCATTGTCTGCACATCAACTTGGCTCCATTGCTATTAAGGAAGCAGTAAAACGAGCag GAATTCCAAGTGATGCTGTTCAAGAAGTTTTTATGGGCTGTGTACTACAAGCTGGAGTTGGTCAGTGCCCAGCCAGGCAGGCAGCTATTAATGCTG GTCTTGCTATCACAACTCCTTGTACTACTGTAAATAAGGTCTGTGCATCTGGTATAAAGGCAGTCTTGTTTGGAGCACAGAGCATTATTCTTGGACTTCag GATGTTGTGGTGGCTGGTGGAATGGAAAGCATGTCAAATGCACCTTACTACTTACCTCGAGGAGAAACTCCATACGGTGGTGTCAATCTGAAA gaTGCCATTGTTTTTGATGGACTGACTGATTCATTTGGAAATGACCATATG gGAAATTGTGCTGAAGCAGTTGCTAAGAAATTTGCCTTTTCAAGGGAAGATGTTGATAACTGTGCCATTACAAGTTATAAAAGGTCCATTGCAGCTGCTGAA GCTGGCATTTTATCAAAAGAGATAGCACCAGTAACTATTCCCGGTAAAAAAGGGAAACCAGATATTGTTGTTAGTACTGATGAAGAATACAGCCGTgttaactttgaaaaattacctACCCTGAAacctgtttttgaaaaagaag GTGTTGTTACTCCTGCAAATGCAAGTTCCATAAGTGATGGGGCTGCTGCCTGTGTATTAACATCAAAAGCAATGGCtgaaaagttaaatattaaacctTTGGCCAAAGTTATAG CATTTGCTGATGCTGCAACTGATCCCCAAGACTTTCCTATTGCACCTTCCTATGCAATTCCAAAG GTTTTAGAAAAAgcaaatttgaagaaaagtgaCATAGCTTTGTTTGAAGTCAATGAAGCATTTAGTGTGGTTACTCTGGCTAACATAAAAATGCTTGGACTTGACCCTGAGAAAGTGAACATTCATGGTGGTGCCGTTAGTTTAGGTCATCCATTGGG gatGTCTGGTGCACGTATTATAGGCCGGTTGATAAATAATCTCAAACCACATGAAAAAGGTATTGCTACAGCTTGCAATGGAGGTGGAGGAGCTTCAGCAATATTGATTGAGAAACTCTAA